In Brassica napus cultivar Da-Ae chromosome C2, Da-Ae, whole genome shotgun sequence, the sequence AATTTAAAAATGCTCCAGCGTAGTTTGTAGGAGTCGACAGGAGGGTCATAGACTCCCTTACTTAAGATTTTACTCAATGCATGCCTTCTTTACAAAGAGCCCATGTTCCAGAACTGTTGGCTTCTCCGCACTCCGCAGTCATTTCGGGAACAATAGCTCGAGCACCTGGTAGAGCTGTCTCGCTTCTGTTTTCTTCAACCATCCCATGACTATCAAGCCTTCTGCTGGTCATAGAAACACCGATGTACACACCATGCGAGGGATTTGTTATTACAGATGCAGCTCCCCGGCATATCAGCGCTGGGATAATTGAATATATGTCACCATGTAAGGAGGATGAACATGCAAGTTGTTAGTTGTTGAACTGTCCTGGACAGTAAAATAGAGGTGCAAGTTCATATAACTACGATAACAGCCACTGTGTAaaataaattctttaaatttagTAATGATTCAAACATGTTGTGCAAGTCGTATATTTGACATAATGTGTTTTACCGTTGTGGGTGGTTTTGATGCCCATAACTTCCCCACCAATATCTTATATCAAAGAGTAAGGAGTTATAACATTTCCaatctcaaacaaaacaatCGTAATCCATATACTATGGAGGCAAAGTTGATAAAAAGACCTGGTAAGAGGATGTTTGTGTTAGCCAGTAACAACACTTGATCAAAGCTCCGGAACAGGAAGACCTCTGCCGGTATTGGATTAATGGTTTCTGTGATCTCTATCAAGGTAGTGTGCTAAGTGAACCTAACTGAGACGGGTGCAGTAGTCAGCTTGAAATACTGATTTCTCTTTGTCACATCAAATGAACTCAGCTCATAAATACCTCCCAATCTGAGGGGCGTTAGAAAGTGTTCAACCAGTGGACGCTAATTGATCCCTGGATCATCACGGACTgcttccttttaaaaaaaaaacaagacgtTATAAACACAGTCATATCCAGTAAGTGAAAGTAACAGAATATTCAGTGACTTCCCGTTTATGGAGTATCATAAACgtatacaaaaacaaatcatGAAGATCTTTATTAAGAAACATGAacttaaactttaaaaaaaatccaagcAATACCTGTAGATATTTTGATATTATGATTTGATTTCAGAGGTCTTGGCAGAGGCTTTGGTTTGTCGATTGGATTGTGGAAGAACATGTTTTGTGAACTTTCTAAAGATGATCACAAATATCAGGGAGGCCATTAAAATCATTGATCATGAGTGAAGATAACATAAGACATATCACCGGATAagataaatattacaaaaaatatttacttttttggGCAAATACAAAGTTTCTAAATTTACGACTGGATCATAAAATAGTCACCATAGTCATTAAAATTAAGAGCATGAACATACCTACAGATGAACACATGATACGGAGCCACAGACCCACAACCAAAGGTCTTGAAGAAAGCATGGAACGATTTGACATGTCTTCTCATCGACCTTGATCTGAAGCTTATTAACATCATTCTTTCTTAGTTAACTTGATGATTAAGCTTCACGTTCATTTTCAACTTCGTTCTCGACCCGTctttcttctgctgatcctcaaTGGTTTAGTCATATGAAAATTAGAAAAGATTTTGTtcctagaaaataaaaaattgaaaacggAATAGTAGTGGGTTGAGAGCTCTACCTTTCCTCAAGCAATCATAGTGCAGTAAAttcaattttcaaataattatgaTAAAAACAGATAACATATCACAAAAacatgcactacaagaaaacatagtattcgttgtaaattcgtcgtaaacggggtgttacgacgaattaacgttgaaagacgtttcgttgttaaactttcgtcgtaacggaggtttcgtcgtaaacgactcgttacgtttacgacgaaatatattcctcgtaaagcgcagggaaaggattcgtcgtaaatgacACGTAATTGTTCGTCGTAAAGCTCacgtaattatttcgatgtaaagcacacgtaaatactttcgttgtaaatcactcgtaaacatttcgatgtaaaaccctcgtaaatatttcgatgttaatcactcgtaaacattggatgtaaactccatgtaatgtttacgaggagtttacatcgtttcttattatattattattagtatataataaattttaatttatatttaatattcagaaaaaataatttaaattttaaaacgaaatatgaaattggaaaacatattttaaaaagtcatacaataatatttaaattcataatacaaacagaaaaaaaactacatattctcgaagtacttggtggggttgctcggctgttgacgggttggatcggactcttggggatctcgtggtggcattacaagagcggctcgtctctcactcaacattctctgcataaccgggtttcccacggccatcacgtctagcaaatcctcaagagagtttaaacgaacctgctggctatccattcgagccttcatctgagcagtctcttcatcccgtctcgaagtgtatgacgaagttgcccttgcaacttcgttaacagagcctataccgactatccgtcccttctttttaggagccacctataaaatcaaaacatatattaatatagttaattatgttaaaatatttaaaataatgtaaacaaaaattttaagttgtacctcttcgaagattctgtcgacctcttcggtggacaatgtgactggtaatccatcgggagactcctgggttagttgcgtctcccgttcttcaatccgaccagccaccgtttggaagagtttctcagatgcaggatccacaaaaactccgtcggatgtggcgtgagtcatcttgaataggtcagacagagaaggtaagactcccgtcttctcgaactacaaaaaaaaatttaaattaaatattataaattatattaattgaatattttaaaatatatatttaaaacaaaacttacagcttctagacggactcctgcatgaggtttttgtccggttctgtgaagcatgggcaaatgaccatctttatccttcgtccttcgagaagccgagcacgaattggcctttttgatcgaagaggggtgctcccaataggcgatgaggccatcccacacatccgtcgtgagctcagtgggctttccctcatacccgtagatctcccacttgtccttccaatcagagactgtgttgcagaggcgtatctttgcctttgcaacgaattccgccttcaccctctcggtgattcccaaagaccaatgccacttttgctgaaacataaattttttttaaaaattacaattaataataaatatat encodes:
- the LOC106379367 gene encoding uncharacterized protein LOC106379367 — its product is MSNRSMLSSRPLVVGLWLRIMCSSVESSQNMFFHNPIDKPKPLPRPLKSNHNIKISTDIGGEVMGIKTTHNALICRGAASVITNPSHGVYIGVSMTSRRLDSHGMVEENRSETALPGARAIVPEMTAECGEANSSGTWALCKEGMH